The proteins below are encoded in one region of Prevotella melaninogenica ATCC 25845:
- a CDS encoding NAD-dependent epimerase/dehydratase family protein: MKERILKEDISYFADTFPFSAALEGKTIAVTGATGLLGACMVRCLLALRTEKGINLHVVAVVRNVQKAEKMFGQVSDEISYYSYDFSCVEPFAPTKKIDYLFHFAAPTASKDFVEHPVETMNTVYGGMQNLLSYAHQHGVTSMVLASTLEVYGTVTDDRRPLTEDMQGYLDPMATRSSYPLAKRAAEALCHNYADEYGVHVKVARLAQTFGAGVNGNDNRVFAQFARSVMKNEDIILHTTGELSRCYCYTIDAVTAMLYILLRGKDGEAYNVANEDTYISIREMAELVASTFNPQSVKVVIQPQEGLGYSPTTKLRLATQRIQELGWKPHYGLKEMFRRLILSMEEELV, encoded by the coding sequence ATGAAGGAAAGAATACTAAAAGAAGATATAAGCTATTTTGCAGATACGTTTCCTTTCTCAGCAGCATTGGAAGGGAAGACGATAGCTGTAACAGGGGCAACAGGCTTGTTGGGTGCATGTATGGTACGTTGCCTGTTGGCTCTACGCACAGAAAAAGGTATCAACTTACACGTGGTGGCTGTTGTAAGGAACGTGCAGAAAGCAGAGAAAATGTTTGGTCAGGTAAGCGATGAAATTAGCTATTATTCCTATGACTTCTCTTGTGTTGAACCATTCGCACCTACGAAAAAGATAGACTACCTCTTCCATTTCGCTGCCCCTACAGCTTCAAAAGATTTCGTTGAACACCCTGTAGAGACGATGAATACTGTCTATGGCGGTATGCAAAACCTATTGTCTTACGCTCATCAGCATGGAGTAACTTCGATGGTGTTAGCCTCAACGTTAGAAGTCTATGGTACTGTCACTGACGACCGACGCCCACTCACCGAAGACATGCAGGGATATCTTGACCCAATGGCAACTCGTAGCAGTTATCCGTTAGCAAAGAGAGCTGCCGAGGCATTGTGTCATAATTATGCAGACGAGTACGGTGTTCACGTGAAAGTGGCACGTTTGGCACAGACCTTCGGTGCTGGTGTGAATGGTAATGACAATCGTGTCTTTGCGCAATTTGCACGCAGTGTTATGAAGAACGAGGATATCATTCTACATACGACAGGCGAGCTTAGTCGTTGCTATTGCTATACGATAGATGCCGTTACGGCAATGCTGTATATTCTCTTGCGTGGTAAGGATGGCGAAGCATACAATGTAGCAAACGAAGACACTTATATCTCTATCCGTGAGATGGCAGAGTTGGTTGCCTCGACGTTTAATCCTCAGAGCGTGAAGGTGGTGATACAGCCACAAGAGGGGTTAGGATATTCGCCAACAACAAAGCTCAGACTTGCCACACAGCGTATTCAGGAGTTAGGATGGAAACCTCATTATGGGTTAAAGGAGATGTTTCGTCGTCTCATCCTTTCAATGGAGGAAGAACTGGTATGA